Proteins from one Pseudomonas sp. KBS0710 genomic window:
- a CDS encoding Hcp family type VI secretion system effector, producing MPTPAYLSITGVKQGLITAGTFTQDSVGNIYQEGHEDQILVQAFSHQVIIPRDPQSGQPTGQRVHKPLMISKVFDKSSPLLFSALTSGEEVKCQLQWFRTSSAGTQEHYFTIELEGATIVDIQSRMPNCQAPENAHFTHLEDVHFTYRKIIWTHEVAGTSGSDDWRSPVAG from the coding sequence ATGCCAACACCCGCATACCTTTCGATCACCGGTGTCAAACAAGGACTGATTACGGCAGGCACTTTTACCCAGGACTCAGTAGGCAATATTTATCAGGAGGGCCACGAAGACCAGATCCTGGTCCAGGCTTTTTCGCATCAGGTGATCATCCCCCGTGACCCGCAATCCGGTCAGCCAACCGGCCAGAGGGTTCACAAACCGTTGATGATCAGCAAGGTCTTCGATAAATCATCGCCCCTGCTGTTCAGCGCGCTGACCAGTGGCGAAGAAGTCAAATGCCAGTTGCAATGGTTCCGTACGTCCTCTGCCGGCACCCAGGAGCACTATTTCACCATCGAGCTTGAGGGTGCGACCATCGTGGATATCCAGTCACGCATGCCCAACTGCCAGGCGCCTGAAAACGCGCACTTCACCCATTTGGAAGATGTGCATTTCACCTATCGCAAGATCATTTGGACCCATGAAGTAGCAGGTACTTCCGGCTCGGACGATTGGCGGAGCCCGGTCGCCGGCTAA
- the tssF gene encoding type VI secretion system baseplate subunit TssF yields the protein MSFNHFYQSELSALRQLGRRFAERNPALAPFLADSGQDPDVERLLEGFAFLTGRLRQKLADELPELTHSLMHLLWPNYMRPLPAFSILQFDPLKHACTTVSVERDTPVESVLVNGERCRFRTCYTTQVLALQLSHLAYLPQGAQTLLNLRLEMSVEGNFSQLAFDQLRLHLAGDRQVSQGLYLSLLRHLEGIELRLFDHEGLVINDRDGQPLSLRLAASQVKPVGFDEEHALIPYPANAFCGYRHLQEYFAFTDKYLFVDVLGLDALQALPDELLKQARSVELRFKLNHHAHATHRPTLDNVKLYCTPIANLFKHDAVPIRLDGKQDEYLLLPGGIARGSAAVFSVDQVTGWRPGGLGYQAYVPFESFEHGGGNATSARTPSYSIRQRSSVQSAELDTWLSFGTGPGNEQETLSVELTCTNHNLPRLLQIGEINQPCEQTPEFLTFRNICAPTASFAPPLDQDFLWKLISNMSLNYLSLTDTSALKVILETYDLPRYHDRQAHNVSQRRLDALKSIRHQAVDRMHRGLPIRGLQVDLSIDANGFTGQGDLFVFASALNEFFALYAGLNSYHELRVTSTQGDVYLWPPRMGRQALL from the coding sequence ATGTCCTTTAACCACTTTTACCAAAGTGAACTCAGTGCCTTGCGCCAACTGGGACGGCGTTTTGCTGAACGCAATCCAGCCTTGGCACCGTTTCTCGCCGACTCAGGCCAGGACCCGGATGTAGAGCGTCTATTGGAAGGCTTTGCCTTCCTGACCGGGCGCCTGCGCCAGAAGCTGGCCGACGAACTGCCAGAGCTGACTCACTCATTGATGCATCTGCTGTGGCCCAACTATATGCGGCCACTGCCGGCCTTCAGCATCTTGCAGTTTGACCCCTTGAAACATGCGTGTACCACGGTAAGCGTAGAGCGCGACACGCCGGTTGAAAGCGTATTGGTCAACGGTGAGCGCTGCCGCTTTCGTACCTGCTACACCACACAGGTGCTGGCGTTGCAACTGAGCCACCTGGCGTACTTGCCCCAGGGCGCACAAACGTTGCTCAACCTGCGCTTGGAGATGAGCGTGGAGGGCAATTTCAGTCAGCTGGCATTCGATCAATTGCGCTTGCATCTTGCAGGTGATCGACAGGTGAGCCAAGGCTTGTACCTGAGCCTGCTGCGTCATCTGGAAGGCATCGAGTTACGGCTCTTTGACCACGAAGGGCTGGTGATCAACGATCGCGATGGCCAGCCGTTGTCGCTACGGCTGGCTGCCAGCCAAGTAAAACCGGTGGGGTTCGATGAGGAGCATGCGCTGATTCCCTATCCGGCCAACGCCTTTTGCGGTTATCGCCACCTGCAGGAATATTTTGCGTTCACGGACAAGTATCTGTTTGTCGATGTACTGGGGCTGGATGCGTTACAGGCGTTGCCCGATGAACTGCTCAAGCAGGCCAGGAGTGTAGAGCTGCGTTTCAAGTTAAACCACCACGCGCATGCGACGCATCGCCCCACTCTGGACAACGTAAAACTGTATTGCACGCCGATTGCCAACCTGTTCAAGCATGACGCAGTGCCCATTCGTCTGGATGGCAAGCAGGATGAGTACCTGCTGCTGCCGGGTGGCATAGCGCGGGGCAGTGCCGCTGTGTTTTCCGTGGACCAAGTGACCGGATGGCGCCCGGGTGGTCTGGGCTACCAGGCATACGTGCCGTTCGAATCCTTTGAGCATGGCGGTGGCAATGCCACTTCGGCGCGCACGCCCAGCTACAGCATTCGTCAGCGCTCGTCGGTGCAAAGTGCCGAACTGGATACGTGGTTGAGTTTCGGCACCGGCCCAGGCAATGAGCAGGAAACCCTCTCGGTTGAATTGACCTGCACCAACCACAACCTGCCACGACTGTTACAGATTGGTGAGATCAATCAGCCCTGCGAGCAAACCCCGGAATTCCTGACGTTTCGCAATATCTGTGCGCCGACGGCGAGCTTTGCTCCGCCTCTGGACCAGGACTTCCTCTGGAAGCTGATCAGCAACATGTCGCTCAACTACCTCTCGTTGACCGATACCAGCGCCTTGAAAGTCATCCTCGAGACCTACGACTTGCCGCGCTATCACGATCGACAGGCACACAACGTCAGTCAGCGCAGGTTGGATGCGTTGAAGTCCATCAGGCATCAAGCCGTCGACCGAATGCATCGTGGGCTGCCGATACGCGGCCTGCAGGTCGACTTGAGCATTGACGCCAACGGCTTTACCGGCCAAGGCGACCTGTTTGTCTTCGCTTCGGCACTCAATGAGTTTTTCGCTTTATACGCCGGCCTCAATTCGTATCACGAACTGCGGGTCACCAGCACACAAGGAGACGTGTATCTATGGCCACCCCGGATGGGTCGGCAGGCCCTGCTTTGA
- a CDS encoding aldo/keto reductase encodes MRTIDLAGVPVPVIGQGTWRMGEKPDQHKAEVAALQLGIDEGMSLIDTAEMYGEGGAEKVVGEAIRGKRDQVFLVSKIYPHNASHKGVPRACEASLQRLGTDYIDLYLLHWRGQYPLEETVEAFERLREAGKIGRWGVSNFDVADLQELASPACATNQVLYNIEERGIEFDLLPWWQQHHLPLMAYCPIAQGGELLSSPTLKQIAHRHEATPAQIALAWVLRQDGVIAIPKAVSPEHVRLNANAAKLVLDEHDLDAIDRVFGAPKRKHPLAMV; translated from the coding sequence ATGCGTACCATTGATCTGGCCGGTGTTCCCGTGCCTGTCATCGGCCAAGGCACCTGGCGCATGGGTGAAAAACCGGACCAGCACAAAGCCGAAGTCGCCGCGTTGCAATTGGGTATCGACGAAGGCATGAGCCTGATCGACACCGCTGAAATGTACGGCGAAGGTGGCGCCGAAAAGGTGGTAGGCGAGGCCATTCGTGGCAAGCGCGACCAGGTGTTCCTGGTCAGTAAAATCTACCCTCACAATGCCAGCCACAAGGGCGTGCCGCGTGCCTGTGAAGCCAGCCTTCAGCGCCTCGGCACCGATTATATCGACCTGTACCTGCTGCACTGGCGCGGCCAGTACCCGCTCGAAGAAACCGTCGAAGCCTTCGAACGTCTGCGCGAGGCAGGCAAGATCGGCCGTTGGGGTGTTTCCAACTTTGACGTCGCCGACCTGCAGGAACTTGCATCCCCCGCCTGTGCTACCAACCAGGTGCTCTACAACATCGAAGAGCGGGGTATCGAATTCGACCTGTTGCCATGGTGGCAACAGCACCATTTGCCACTGATGGCGTACTGCCCAATCGCCCAGGGCGGCGAACTGCTTTCCAGCCCGACGCTCAAGCAAATTGCCCACCGACATGAGGCCACACCCGCACAGATCGCCCTGGCCTGGGTATTACGCCAGGACGGTGTGATTGCCATCCCCAAGGCGGTGAGCCCCGAGCATGTGCGGCTTAACGCAAACGCCGCGAAACTGGTGCTCGACGAGCACGATCTGGATGCGATCGACCGTGTGTTCGGCGCACCCAAGCGCAAGCATCCACTGGCAATGGTATAG
- a CDS encoding class I SAM-dependent methyltransferase: protein MSFFSDPDAVARYAEGPVRLVPGFDGLQRMTTLLLREAVPATGNVLVLGAGGGLELKRFADAEPGWRFAGVDPSAEMLKLAQATLGPLNERVQLHEGYIDTAPLGPFDGATCLLTLHFIPEQERLQTLKALWQRLLPGAPLIVAHHSFPQAPQEKSRWLKRYAAFAVDSGVPAEDAERAITAISAKLPVLSPEQDAALMVKAGFEGVELFYAGFSFKGWVGYKPR, encoded by the coding sequence ATGAGCTTTTTTTCCGACCCCGATGCGGTCGCCCGCTACGCCGAAGGCCCTGTGCGCCTGGTGCCGGGCTTCGACGGCCTGCAACGCATGACCACCCTGCTGCTGCGTGAAGCGGTTCCTGCTACCGGCAACGTGCTGGTACTGGGCGCCGGGGGCGGCCTGGAACTTAAACGTTTTGCCGACGCCGAACCCGGCTGGCGCTTTGCAGGCGTCGACCCATCGGCCGAGATGCTGAAGTTGGCGCAGGCGACACTCGGCCCGTTAAATGAGCGCGTGCAGTTGCATGAGGGTTACATCGACACCGCGCCATTGGGTCCCTTTGACGGCGCCACTTGCCTGCTGACCTTGCACTTCATTCCAGAACAGGAACGCCTGCAAACCCTCAAGGCCCTGTGGCAACGCTTGCTACCCGGCGCACCGCTGATCGTGGCGCACCACAGTTTCCCCCAGGCACCGCAGGAAAAAAGCCGCTGGTTGAAACGTTACGCCGCGTTTGCAGTCGACTCGGGCGTGCCGGCCGAGGATGCCGAGCGCGCGATTACCGCGATCAGTGCCAAATTGCCGGTACTGTCACCCGAGCAAGATGCCGCCTTGATGGTTAAAGCCGGGTTCGAGGGCGTGGAGCTGTTCTACGCCGGCTTCAGTTTCAAAGGATGGGTCGGCTACAAACCACGCTAG
- the tssB gene encoding type VI secretion system contractile sheath small subunit yields the protein MAKEGSVAPKERINITFKPAVGGAQEEVELPLKLLVLGDFAQREDPRKLEDRKPIGIDKNTFDDVLAKQALVLTLSVPNRLQEQPDIEALSIQVRVNSMKDFTPANLVEQIPELQKLMALREALMALKGPLGNTPSFRKAIEQALADDDSRARVLTELGLSDPTA from the coding sequence GTGGCCAAAGAAGGTTCGGTAGCGCCCAAGGAACGTATCAATATCACCTTCAAACCCGCCGTAGGGGGCGCCCAGGAAGAGGTCGAGCTACCGCTGAAGTTGCTGGTGCTGGGCGACTTCGCCCAGCGCGAAGACCCTCGCAAGCTCGAAGACCGCAAGCCCATCGGTATCGACAAGAACACCTTTGATGACGTGCTGGCCAAACAGGCACTGGTGTTGACCCTGAGCGTGCCTAATCGCCTGCAGGAACAGCCTGATATCGAAGCGCTGTCGATCCAGGTGCGGGTCAACTCGATGAAGGATTTCACCCCGGCGAACCTGGTCGAGCAGATCCCGGAGCTGCAAAAACTCATGGCGTTGCGTGAAGCGCTGATGGCCCTCAAGGGGCCGTTGGGTAACACGCCGAGCTTTCGCAAGGCGATCGAACAGGCGCTGGCGGATGACGACTCCCGCGCCCGGGTATTGACCGAATTGGGGTTGAGTGACCCCACAGCCTGA
- a CDS encoding DUF1543 domain-containing protein: protein MLFVVMLGGKHPRAKIEVHDVVFAVADTLQATYSQLRDGWFGSPKGMHIDAWMAVDGVDGWKVELSQMAPPAGAHHLYFINLGGYETNVFGEAHHYLLVVARDKQEAKRKGQQQLLQHWSQAHTDGVMDIDDCLPIDLVDGRYVHLVQGAHQPIIQQNDYITLP from the coding sequence ATGCTGTTTGTGGTCATGCTCGGGGGCAAGCACCCAAGGGCAAAAATCGAAGTTCACGATGTGGTGTTCGCAGTGGCGGACACGCTGCAAGCCACCTATTCGCAATTGCGCGACGGCTGGTTCGGCAGCCCCAAAGGCATGCATATCGACGCCTGGATGGCGGTCGATGGCGTAGACGGCTGGAAGGTCGAACTCAGCCAAATGGCGCCGCCTGCCGGTGCTCATCACCTGTACTTCATCAACCTGGGGGGTTATGAAACAAACGTGTTTGGCGAGGCCCACCATTATTTACTGGTGGTGGCTCGCGACAAACAGGAAGCCAAGCGCAAAGGCCAGCAGCAGCTATTGCAGCACTGGTCACAGGCCCATACCGATGGCGTGATGGACATTGACGACTGCTTGCCTATCGATCTGGTGGACGGTCGCTATGTTCACCTGGTGCAGGGCGCGCACCAGCCGATCATCCAGCAGAACGACTACATCACCCTGCCCTGA
- the tssG gene encoding type VI secretion system baseplate subunit TssG, translating to MATPDGSAGPALTALSRSIREYSLFQAVLQVIERLRDSHPLLDDDALYDLLEFQANPSLGFPGHDIDRVAFFVEHGQLRARLRLNVLGLFGSGSPLPGFYQEQASGSVSRGFLDVFHHRLQRLMLPIWRKYRYRACFRSDASDAFSAQMFALVGLGSQQIRDAAQLDCKRLLPYLGLLSLRAHSATLIETVLRHYFKHSRLFIEQWVERTVVIAQQQRNQLGAANHVLGEDLLLGHQVADRSGKFRVHVEGLSWQLFHAFLPAGSACKPLCSLVRLMLRTPLDYDVRLVLAEGEVRPLHIGERNVCRLGWTSWLGYERADGVVTLASHSD from the coding sequence ATGGCCACCCCGGATGGGTCGGCAGGCCCTGCTTTGACTGCTCTATCACGCTCAATTCGTGAGTATTCGTTATTTCAGGCGGTACTGCAGGTAATCGAGCGCCTGCGCGACAGCCATCCCTTGCTGGATGACGACGCGCTCTATGACCTGCTTGAGTTTCAGGCCAACCCAAGCCTGGGGTTCCCTGGGCACGACATCGACCGGGTGGCTTTTTTTGTCGAACACGGACAGTTAAGGGCGCGCCTGCGTCTTAACGTGCTTGGCCTGTTTGGCTCCGGTTCGCCATTGCCTGGGTTTTATCAAGAGCAGGCGAGCGGCAGCGTCAGCCGTGGCTTTCTTGACGTATTTCATCACCGCCTGCAGCGGTTGATGCTGCCGATCTGGCGCAAATACCGCTATCGAGCGTGTTTTCGCAGCGACGCCAGTGATGCTTTTTCTGCGCAGATGTTCGCGCTGGTCGGGCTGGGCAGCCAGCAGATTCGTGACGCGGCGCAATTGGACTGCAAGCGATTGTTGCCGTACCTGGGGTTGCTGAGCCTGCGCGCACACTCGGCAACCTTGATCGAAACGGTCCTGCGTCATTACTTCAAGCACAGCCGTTTGTTCATTGAGCAATGGGTTGAACGCACGGTGGTCATCGCCCAACAACAACGCAACCAACTCGGTGCGGCCAACCACGTGCTTGGCGAAGACCTGCTGCTGGGGCATCAGGTTGCCGATCGCAGCGGCAAGTTCAGGGTGCATGTCGAGGGCTTGAGCTGGCAGCTATTCCACGCGTTTTTACCCGCCGGCAGCGCCTGCAAACCGCTGTGCTCGCTGGTTCGCCTGATGCTGCGCACGCCACTGGACTATGACGTGCGCCTGGTACTGGCCGAGGGTGAAGTGCGGCCGCTGCATATTGGCGAGCGCAATGTGTGTCGTCTCGGTTGGACCAGTTGGTTGGGGTACGAGCGTGCCGACGGTGTGGTCACTCTGGCCAGCCACTCTGATTAG
- the tssC gene encoding type VI secretion system contractile sheath large subunit, with protein MTTQQQPLPNRMADEHSILDTIVAQTLLSADDEAYSIAKRGVSAFIEELVKPHNRGEPVKKRLVDRMIAEIDMKLSEQMDEILHHPDFQALEAAWRGLQLLVDRTNFRENIKIELLNVSRQDLLEDFEDSPEITQSGLYKHIYSAEYGQFGGQPVGAIIANYFLVPSAPDVKLMQYVSSVACMAHAPFIAAAGPGFFGLESFTGLPDMKDLKDHFEGPQFAKWQSFRQSEDARYIGLTVPRFLLRTPYDPLECPVKTFAYQENVVNSHEHYLWGNTAFAFATRLTDSFARFRWCPNIIGPQSGGAVEDLPLHHFQSMGEIETKIPTEVLVSDRREYELAQEGFIALTMRKGSDNAAFFSASSVQKPKYFGNSAEGKEAELNYRLGTQLPYMMVVNRLAHYLKVLQREQLGSWKERTDLELELNKWIRQYVADQENPSAEVRGRRPLRAARIVVSDVEGEPGWYRVNLSVRPHFKYMGADFTLSLVGKLDKE; from the coding sequence ATGACGACCCAGCAGCAACCGCTACCCAACCGAATGGCTGACGAGCACAGCATTCTGGACACCATCGTTGCCCAGACACTGCTTAGCGCGGATGACGAGGCCTACAGCATTGCCAAACGCGGTGTCTCGGCGTTTATCGAAGAGCTTGTCAAGCCGCACAACCGCGGCGAACCGGTCAAGAAGCGTCTGGTCGATCGAATGATCGCCGAGATCGACATGAAGCTCAGCGAGCAAATGGATGAAATTCTTCATCACCCGGATTTCCAGGCACTTGAGGCCGCCTGGAGAGGGCTGCAACTGCTTGTCGACCGCACGAATTTTCGCGAAAACATCAAGATTGAACTGCTGAACGTCTCACGGCAGGACCTGCTGGAAGATTTCGAAGACTCCCCGGAAATAACTCAGTCGGGGCTCTACAAGCACATTTACAGTGCCGAATATGGTCAGTTCGGCGGCCAACCCGTGGGCGCCATCATCGCCAACTACTTCCTTGTGCCCAGCGCGCCGGATGTGAAGCTGATGCAATACGTTTCCAGTGTTGCCTGCATGGCCCATGCACCGTTTATTGCCGCCGCTGGGCCGGGCTTTTTCGGTTTGGAAAGCTTTACCGGTTTGCCTGACATGAAGGACCTCAAGGATCATTTCGAGGGGCCTCAGTTTGCCAAATGGCAAAGCTTTCGTCAGAGCGAAGATGCCCGATACATCGGCTTGACCGTGCCGCGGTTCCTGTTGCGTACCCCTTACGACCCCCTTGAGTGCCCGGTCAAGACATTTGCCTACCAGGAAAACGTGGTTAACAGCCACGAACACTATTTGTGGGGCAATACCGCGTTTGCCTTTGCCACCCGGCTGACGGACAGTTTTGCCCGGTTTCGCTGGTGCCCGAACATCATCGGTCCGCAAAGCGGTGGTGCGGTCGAAGACCTGCCCCTGCATCACTTCCAGAGCATGGGGGAAATTGAAACCAAGATCCCGACCGAAGTGCTGGTCTCTGACCGTCGCGAGTACGAGCTTGCGCAGGAAGGCTTTATTGCCCTGACCATGCGCAAAGGCAGTGACAACGCGGCGTTCTTTTCCGCCAGCTCGGTACAGAAACCCAAATATTTCGGCAACAGTGCCGAGGGCAAGGAAGCGGAGTTGAATTACCGCCTGGGAACGCAACTGCCCTACATGATGGTGGTCAATCGGCTGGCCCATTACCTCAAGGTGTTGCAGCGCGAGCAGTTGGGTTCATGGAAGGAGCGTACCGACCTGGAACTGGAGCTCAACAAATGGATCCGCCAATACGTTGCCGACCAGGAAAACCCCAGCGCCGAAGTGCGCGGGCGGCGCCCATTGCGGGCTGCCCGCATCGTGGTCAGTGATGTCGAGGGCGAACCAGGCTGGTACCGCGTCAACCTCAGTGTACGGCCGCACTTCAAGTACATGGGCGCGGACTTCACGCTGTCCCTCGTCGGCAAACTCGACAAAGAATGA
- the tssA gene encoding type VI secretion system protein TssA, whose protein sequence is MDYSGALCGYYLELALVPCSQGNFAGSDMRFSSEYEALEAELGKLQSIHVGTQPDWQAVVQISESLLRQHTKDLRVAAWLTWALYQRESWPGLVAGLGLLRHLCEHQWAVVYPQKLRTRGAALGWLALRMEQVFAHSFSLNDQQPLFRCVLEHLVHLDRLWSAHLGDGAPLLLPLRRQLTQRLEQAVQVELPEAAAAGVIAQVKQAATRLLSAEPAAGHDNTANQAIASEKEAHKSLRTLQEQGRHLCSWWLRQDATDLRALRLNRTLTWLALNSYPDADSERLTVLRGPTPDKLKRYRERFAQGHYGELLLELEASLASALFWFDGLRMVWECLEALQANLAMTELEVSFALLLQRLPDLPEFRFHDGAPFADTATRDWITLQVARHLQLPAPSDVVVDANAEPWEVALQEVMPRLRKDGLKEAIHELKQGMHTARSERARFHWRLALARLCVSAGKQALAMVQLEGLDHELQHAGLDRWEPELALQVAQLLYRCCELLPQSQAVRERKETTHRRLCHFDVEAVLE, encoded by the coding sequence ATGGATTATTCAGGCGCTTTGTGTGGTTATTATCTTGAACTTGCCTTAGTGCCCTGTTCGCAAGGTAATTTTGCAGGCAGTGATATGCGCTTTTCAAGTGAATATGAAGCCTTGGAGGCCGAACTTGGCAAGCTGCAATCGATTCATGTCGGCACCCAGCCGGACTGGCAGGCCGTCGTGCAAATCAGCGAGAGCCTGCTGCGTCAGCACACCAAGGATCTGCGGGTGGCCGCCTGGTTGACGTGGGCGTTGTACCAGCGTGAATCTTGGCCAGGGCTGGTGGCGGGCCTCGGGTTGTTGCGTCATTTGTGCGAGCACCAGTGGGCGGTTGTCTATCCGCAAAAATTGCGCACCCGTGGCGCAGCGCTGGGCTGGTTGGCGCTGCGCATGGAACAGGTATTTGCACATAGCTTTTCGCTCAACGATCAGCAGCCATTATTTCGCTGCGTGCTGGAGCATCTGGTACACCTTGATCGGCTCTGGTCTGCGCACTTGGGCGATGGGGCGCCGCTGTTGTTGCCGCTGCGCAGGCAGTTGACGCAGCGGTTGGAGCAAGCCGTACAAGTAGAGCTGCCAGAAGCAGCTGCGGCGGGCGTGATCGCTCAGGTCAAGCAGGCGGCGACGCGGTTGCTGAGCGCCGAGCCGGCAGCAGGTCACGACAACACGGCCAACCAGGCGATAGCCAGCGAAAAAGAGGCCCACAAGTCACTGCGCACGTTACAGGAACAAGGCCGGCACTTATGCAGCTGGTGGCTGCGCCAGGATGCGACCGACCTGCGTGCCTTGCGCCTTAACCGGACACTGACCTGGCTGGCACTCAACAGCTACCCGGACGCTGACAGTGAGCGGCTCACGGTGCTTCGTGGCCCGACGCCCGACAAGCTCAAGCGCTACCGGGAACGTTTTGCCCAAGGGCACTACGGTGAACTGTTGCTCGAATTGGAGGCCAGCCTGGCGAGTGCGCTGTTCTGGTTTGACGGCTTGCGCATGGTTTGGGAATGCCTTGAGGCCTTGCAGGCCAATCTGGCCATGACCGAACTGGAAGTCAGCTTCGCGCTGTTACTGCAACGCTTGCCAGACCTGCCCGAATTCAGGTTTCACGATGGTGCGCCGTTTGCCGATACCGCCACCCGGGACTGGATCACGCTTCAGGTCGCTCGACACTTGCAGCTGCCTGCGCCGTCCGACGTGGTTGTTGATGCCAACGCCGAACCCTGGGAGGTGGCCTTGCAAGAGGTCATGCCCAGGCTGCGCAAGGACGGGCTCAAGGAGGCAATACACGAACTCAAGCAGGGCATGCACACCGCACGCAGCGAGCGCGCGCGTTTTCATTGGCGGCTGGCATTGGCGCGGTTGTGCGTATCGGCAGGCAAGCAAGCGCTGGCGATGGTGCAGCTGGAAGGCCTGGACCATGAGCTTCAGCACGCCGGCCTGGATCGTTGGGAGCCGGAACTGGCACTGCAGGTTGCACAGCTTTTGTATCGCTGTTGCGAGCTTTTGCCGCAAAGCCAGGCCGTACGCGAGCGTAAGGAAACGACCCACCGAAGACTCTGCCACTTCGATGTTGAAGCGGTACTTGAATAG
- the tssE gene encoding type VI secretion system baseplate subunit TssE, translating to MRKGQGIPDHRSLFERLEGLAPARAGSVASIAAHLEKMLSTRAGSVLTLPDYGLPDLNDMRLSLHESLSQSRLSIERFIQVYEPRLSNVRVRGLPDTGNPLVLAFVIEATLLIDGVMQSVVFNAQLAGGGRVEVLPDVL from the coding sequence ATGAGAAAGGGGCAGGGGATTCCCGATCATCGCAGCCTTTTTGAGCGTCTCGAAGGCCTGGCACCCGCCAGGGCCGGGAGCGTGGCGTCGATTGCCGCGCACTTGGAGAAAATGCTCAGCACACGTGCAGGCAGTGTCTTGACGCTGCCTGACTACGGGCTGCCCGACCTCAACGACATGCGCTTGAGCCTGCATGAGTCATTGAGCCAGTCGCGCCTGTCGATTGAACGGTTCATTCAGGTGTACGAACCACGTCTGTCGAATGTACGTGTCAGGGGCTTACCCGATACCGGCAACCCTTTGGTCCTGGCGTTTGTGATTGAGGCAACACTGCTGATTGATGGCGTTATGCAGTCGGTGGTTTTTAACGCGCAGTTGGCCGGTGGTGGTCGGGTTGAGGTGCTGCCGGATGTCCTTTAA
- a CDS encoding GNAT family N-acetyltransferase, with translation MSVINSLPVTVRDAIAEDALCIGVLGMQVFLDTYATQGMRASIANEALQAFAPQTIAHLMAQPGLSLVVAESNGHLVGFAQIQLHATHSMITAPDAAELQRLYIQERYTGLGIGYRLLQAAEQRAALGAASLLWATVWVGNERALGFYPRRGYAVLGSPTYTFQGETHGNRLFGKTLQPCT, from the coding sequence ATGTCTGTTATCAACTCGCTACCCGTTACTGTTCGCGATGCCATTGCCGAGGACGCCTTATGCATTGGCGTGCTCGGTATGCAGGTGTTCCTCGACACTTATGCCACCCAAGGCATGCGTGCCTCGATTGCCAATGAGGCGTTGCAAGCCTTTGCGCCGCAGACCATCGCCCATCTGATGGCACAACCAGGCCTTTCGCTGGTGGTGGCTGAGTCGAACGGCCACCTTGTTGGCTTTGCCCAGATCCAACTTCATGCCACTCATTCGATGATCACAGCACCCGATGCGGCCGAGTTACAGCGCCTCTACATCCAGGAGCGATATACCGGCCTGGGAATTGGCTATCGGTTGCTGCAGGCGGCAGAACAGCGCGCGGCCCTGGGCGCCGCGTCTTTATTGTGGGCGACCGTGTGGGTGGGCAACGAACGCGCGTTGGGTTTTTACCCTCGACGTGGTTATGCGGTGCTGGGCTCGCCGACCTATACCTTCCAGGGCGAAACCCATGGCAATCGCTTGTTTGGCAAAACCTTGCAGCCCTGCACCTAA